In Streptomyces violaceusniger Tu 4113, one DNA window encodes the following:
- a CDS encoding transposase, whose amino-acid sequence MKLVVQVKLLPTPVQAAALEATLCACNRAADQASRVAYETGVTSRNDLQKAVYADLKTRYALSAQPVVRVVKKVVDAYATLRANLKTGRLGPADSKRYRKATGSPIAFRPQAAQPFDDRCLSWQMDARTVSVWTVHGRLKNVGFAASPDQLKTLVAYRKGESDLIFRDGKWFLAATCEIPDPEVFEPVDWIGVDRGIVNLATTSDNTNYQGRRLSRYRRWQARKRAELQARKTRSATRRLARRAKREHRHATHMNHVISKEIVSVAQRTGRGMAVEELGGPGPGTATPGPARHALCLAFPPVGTAPRLQGPPGRGAVPRSGSGLYLAALSALWAHRSGQPARPGPFPLSSVRARWPRRPRRRGQRARSRTLGVGIRHHARRSRAHPGLKRDATRDRPVVGGSRERDKA is encoded by the coding sequence ATGAAGCTGGTGGTGCAGGTGAAGCTGCTGCCGACGCCCGTGCAGGCGGCGGCACTTGAGGCCACCTTGTGTGCCTGCAACCGGGCCGCCGACCAGGCTTCGAGGGTTGCGTACGAGACGGGTGTGACGAGCCGCAACGATCTGCAAAAGGCTGTCTACGCGGATCTGAAGACCCGGTACGCACTGTCCGCGCAGCCCGTGGTGCGGGTGGTGAAGAAAGTCGTGGACGCTTACGCCACCCTGCGCGCGAACCTGAAGACGGGCCGTCTCGGCCCGGCGGACTCGAAGAGGTACCGGAAGGCCACCGGCTCCCCGATCGCCTTCCGGCCGCAGGCGGCCCAGCCCTTCGACGACCGCTGCCTGTCCTGGCAGATGGACGCTCGCACCGTCTCGGTCTGGACCGTCCACGGCCGTCTGAAGAACGTCGGCTTCGCCGCCTCGCCCGACCAGCTCAAGACCCTGGTCGCGTACCGCAAGGGCGAAAGTGACCTGATCTTCCGGGACGGGAAGTGGTTCCTGGCCGCGACCTGTGAGATCCCCGACCCCGAGGTGTTCGAGCCGGTCGACTGGATCGGAGTGGACCGCGGCATCGTCAATCTCGCCACCACCAGCGACAACACCAACTACCAGGGACGGCGCCTGTCCCGTTACCGGCGTTGGCAGGCCCGCAAACGCGCCGAGCTCCAGGCCAGGAAGACCCGCTCGGCCACCCGTCGGCTGGCCCGCCGCGCCAAGAGGGAGCACCGTCATGCCACCCACATGAACCATGTGATCAGCAAGGAGATCGTGTCGGTCGCGCAACGCACCGGTCGCGGGATGGCTGTCGAGGAACTCGGCGGTCCGGGACCGGGTACGGCTACGCCGGGACCAGCGCGGCACGCTCTCTGCCTGGCCTTTCCACCAGTTGGGACAGCACCTCGCTTACAAGGCCCGCCGGGCCGGGGTGCCGTTCCTCGAAGTGGATCCGGCCTATACCTCGCAGCGTTGTCCGCGCTGTGGGCACACCGGTCGGGCCAACCGGCCCGACCGGGACCATTTCCGTTGTCGTCGGTGCGGGCTCGCTGGCCCCGCCGACCTCGTCGCCGGGGTCAACGTGCGCGATCGCGCACGCTCGGCGTGGGTATTCGTCACCATGCCCGTCGCTCCAGGGCACACCCCGGCCTGAAGCGAGATGCGACCCGTGACCGTCCCGTCGTAGGGGGCAGTCGGGAGCGCGACAAGGCGTGA
- a CDS encoding serine hydrolase domain-containing protein yields the protein MNAPTKRPRLRLVMAAAVTVALLGGAAAVPAAATTSAPGAPTAPQAPTAPGSDSSDHRLSEDELRREVARTLEDAGFIGLTVEVRDGHRRIHARAGEAELNTGRPMPYGAHYRAASVTKSFVATVVLQLVAEGRLSLSDPVDTWLPGVVSGNGNDGRRITVRNLLQHTSGIHNYAYSDDTGDSAADFDRTRFDHVSPEQVVAGAMKHRPDFPPAPADDQKPDWNYSNPGYVLAGMIIQKVTGRAWPEEVRERIIRPLGLTGTYEPGDDPRLKAPYAHTYQRFPGSDTWTDTTLRNVSWGGAAGSLITTDRDLDRFFTALLGGRLLPPAQLAEMRRTVPVGPDFEVAFPHAQYGLGMMRQPLSCGGYRWGHGGDLEGATVRTGFTEGGRRSVTISSSGKTADDEQLLRAEAALQRLTDRVLCDGVRPKP from the coding sequence ATGAACGCACCCACGAAGCGCCCTCGTTTACGCCTCGTCATGGCCGCCGCCGTCACCGTCGCCCTCCTCGGTGGTGCGGCCGCGGTCCCGGCCGCCGCCACCACCTCCGCCCCCGGAGCCCCCACGGCGCCCCAAGCGCCCACAGCGCCCGGCTCCGACTCTTCCGACCACCGGCTCAGCGAGGACGAGCTGCGTCGCGAGGTGGCCCGGACCCTTGAGGACGCCGGTTTCATCGGCCTGACCGTGGAGGTGCGCGACGGCCACCGCCGGATCCACGCCCGCGCGGGCGAGGCGGAGCTGAACACCGGCCGTCCCATGCCGTACGGGGCGCACTACCGGGCCGCGAGCGTCACCAAGTCCTTCGTGGCCACCGTCGTCCTCCAACTGGTCGCCGAGGGGCGGCTCTCGCTGAGCGATCCGGTGGACACGTGGCTGCCGGGTGTGGTGAGCGGTAACGGCAACGACGGCCGCCGGATCACCGTCAGGAATCTGCTCCAGCACACCAGCGGCATCCACAACTACGCCTACAGCGACGACACCGGCGACTCGGCGGCGGACTTCGATCGGACCCGGTTCGACCATGTCTCCCCCGAGCAGGTGGTCGCGGGGGCGATGAAGCACCGGCCCGACTTCCCGCCCGCCCCGGCCGATGACCAAAAGCCCGACTGGAACTACTCCAACCCCGGCTATGTCCTCGCCGGAATGATCATCCAGAAGGTCACCGGGCGCGCATGGCCGGAGGAGGTCCGCGAGCGCATCATCCGCCCGCTGGGCCTGACCGGCACCTATGAGCCCGGGGACGATCCGCGGCTGAAGGCCCCGTACGCGCATACGTATCAGCGCTTCCCCGGCTCCGACACCTGGACGGACACCACGCTCCGGAACGTCTCCTGGGGCGGTGCGGCCGGTTCGCTCATCACCACCGACCGCGATCTGGACCGGTTCTTCACCGCGCTGCTGGGCGGCCGTCTGCTGCCCCCGGCGCAGCTCGCCGAGATGCGCCGGACCGTCCCCGTCGGACCGGACTTCGAGGTGGCCTTCCCGCATGCCCAGTACGGGCTCGGGATGATGCGGCAGCCGCTCAGTTGCGGCGGCTACCGCTGGGGCCACGGCGGCGACCTCGAAGGGGCCACGGTGCGGACCGGCTTCACCGAGGGCGGGCGGCGCTCGGTGACCATCAGCTCCAGCGGCAAGACCGCCGACGACGAGCAGTTGCTCCGGGCCGAGGCGGCCCTGCAGCGCCTCACCGATCGCGTCCTGTGCGACGGCGTGCGCCCGAAGCCGTAA
- a CDS encoding SDR family NAD(P)-dependent oxidoreductase: MNRFTGKTALVTGAGTGLGRAIALAFAAEGASVVATGRTASTLAETVRLIEAADGRAAAVPADVTDSGQLRELVHQAVTRFGGLDIAVNNAGIMRGQGPLGEVSEEDWEAVLRTNVTGVWLAMKHQIAHMKEHGGGAIVNVSSNLGAHLRVPGLGAYSTSKAAVATLTRAAALDHIHQGIRINAVSPGASDAPMSLRPGETEADRAERMKTENPLGRIAEAEEIAAAVLYLASPAAGSVVGTDLVVDSGSSA; this comes from the coding sequence GTGAACCGCTTCACCGGAAAGACCGCCCTCGTCACCGGAGCGGGCACCGGCCTCGGCCGTGCCATCGCGCTCGCCTTCGCCGCCGAAGGCGCCTCCGTGGTGGCCACCGGGCGCACCGCATCCACCCTGGCCGAGACGGTCCGCCTGATCGAGGCCGCCGATGGCCGGGCCGCCGCCGTGCCCGCCGATGTCACCGACTCCGGGCAACTGCGGGAGCTGGTGCACCAGGCCGTCACCCGCTTCGGCGGACTGGACATCGCCGTCAACAACGCCGGGATCATGCGCGGCCAGGGGCCCCTCGGAGAGGTCAGCGAGGAGGACTGGGAGGCGGTGCTGCGCACCAATGTCACCGGTGTCTGGCTGGCGATGAAGCACCAGATTGCGCATATGAAGGAGCACGGCGGCGGGGCGATCGTCAATGTCTCCTCCAACCTCGGCGCCCACCTCCGGGTCCCGGGCCTCGGCGCGTACAGCACCTCCAAGGCGGCGGTCGCCACGCTGACCCGGGCCGCCGCGCTGGACCACATCCACCAGGGAATCCGGATCAACGCGGTCAGCCCCGGCGCCTCCGACGCCCCCATGTCGCTGCGGCCCGGGGAGACCGAGGCCGACCGCGCCGAGCGGATGAAGACCGAGAATCCGCTGGGCCGGATAGCGGAGGCGGAGGAGATCGCGGCGGCCGTGCTCTACCTCGCCTCACCGGCGGCGGGCTCCGTGGTCGGCACGGATCTGGTGGTGGACAGCGGCTCGTCGGCCTGA